GCCTGTTTTCACAGAAGGAAAGTGTCATCCCGCGCCCCTTCCTGGTCATACTGGTCTTTTGGCTGATGGTGCTGTTGGGCGGAGCGGGGCTGTTGGCGCCCCGAAACGGTACAACCGTGGCCGTGCTATTGATCTGTGCCTTCAGCGTATCGTGTGCGCTGTTTCTGATCCTGGAGTTGGGGCGACCGTTCGACGGCCTGATGCGGATTTCCAGCACTCCCTTGCGCGAAGCTGTGACCCAATTCGGCAAGTAAGTGGCGACTTTCGATTGCCCCTTCAAATGATTGACCAACCAGTCCTATGTCGCGGCATGCGCGTGCTTTCCAATGGGCCGGAAATCTTGCAAGAGGCCCAAGCGATAACCAGTTGTATCGTCGGTGGAATTGCGTTGCCTCGTGTGCGCTACGGCGAAGAGAAAGGCGATTGGGGCGCCGCCGAGCGCCCCTGTCACGACTGCGCCGCAATCGAGGGTGAATTCCGCGTACCGGGGTGCGATGTCGAACGCTGTCCAGCTTGCGGTGGACAGATCATTAGTTGCGGCTGCGCGTTCGAGGAATCGGACGGTTCATCTACGCGTACGATTAGATGATCCACGTCCGTTGTAGCAGAAGCGTCTAGAGCCGTGGCCAAAGGGTCTGGCCCGCCCCCAATTGGTGCCCTTTGGGGATGATTTCCCCCGAGAGCGAACGGGCAGTTCACGGCAGCGTTCAACGCCAAGATTCCCGAGTCTACTTCCGCGATTCTTCAGGGGCTGGCGCTGGTGGACTTCTGCCTCTTGCGCGCCGCCGTAAGTAGTCACCCGCGGTTGCTGACAAATCGGCAAGGAATCGCCACGTCCGTGTGACCGGTGTGACAGTCAAAGTCGCGCGCCCTACAGAGCCGGATGTGTGTAGAACCGGCCATTTTCCCGGATTTTTATCGAGATTCGCAGCAACGGGTTATCCGATGTTGCTCGATGGGGGTGCCTCGCCACCGGGATGGCGAAAGTGGATTTCGCCGCTGTTGCCGGGTATGTTTATGTCAGGAGTCCTATGCTCATGCGCGCTGCTCCTGACGTTTTCTGGCAACCGTCGCTAAAGCCCTGGCTGGGTGCGGCGTTGTTGTTCGGTCTCATGCTACCGGTCGTTAACCCGGTCACTGCTTCCGGCGCCGAGGCGACCAAATCCGCCGCGCCCCCTAAGAAACCGACGGCCAAAGCGTCAACGGCAGCTCCGGCCAAGCGTTCTCCGTCAAGCGCACAACCACCGGCTGACATGGCTGCCGACCCGGCCGATAAGCCCGGTGCGGGCCCCGTAAACGAAGCGTTTGCCAGCCGAGGCTTGCGTCCCGTCATCACGGGTGACGACTGGCAAGACATGCTATTGCGGTTCGAGCAATGGCTGACGGTGCAAACGCTGTACGACGATGGCCAGGTGAAACAGATGCGCTCGAAATTCGCCGCGGTCACCAAGGGCACGCCGGCGGCGAATCGCAAGCAGTTCATCAAGGATACCGAGGCAAAGCTCGACATCCTCTATGGCCCCAGCACCTTCGCGCTCGAACGCCATTTTGCCGAGCACATGGCGGCGGCCGCTCCGGCATACCTGAAAAAGGCCCGCCAGCAGTTGCCGGATGTCGTGGCCTCGAATCCCCAGCAGCTGCAGGAACGGCTCGCGCGATTCGGCCAGCGTTACCAATCCAACATCGACGTGCATCAAACATTCCAGCAATTAAAGCAGATGCACATCGCGGCGCAGGAAAGGACCGACGCACGGCGGGCCGATCAGCAGCCGCGACCACCAGCTGGGCACGTGGCTTCGTCGTCGGCAGGCGGCAACCGCAACTCGCGCAGCGGCTACACCAAGGCCCGCGATTATTACCCGCAGAACAACAGTTCGATCAGCTACACGGTGATCCCCGCCATGCCGATTTTCACCAATAGCGGCTTTGCCATGTTCGGCGGTGGCGTGGCGATCACGATTACACGCAATCGATAAGCCAACCATTGCGTGTCTGAGTCGCGGTGAACCCTGAAGGACGTTTTCGCCTTTCTCAGGCGATCAATGCCTCAATGGGCGTTCCCTCGGTGATCCGATGCGGCCGGTCGGTCGCATCCTTCAGCACCAGATCGTGCCGGATGCCGAGAATCTCGTAAAGCGTGGCCGCGATGTCGTCAGGCCGCGCGGGCTGATCCTTCACCTGCGCCCCGAGGCGGTCCGTCGCGCCGACGATCGTTCCGGCGCGAATGCCGGCGCCGGCCCACAATACGGAATACGCCTGTCCCCAATGATCGCGCCCGCCGTCCCGATTCTGATTGATCTTCGGAGTTCGGCCCATTTCCCCCATGACGATGATCAGCGTTTCGGCAAGTAGACCGCGCTGGTCGAGATCGCTGATGAGAGCCGACAGTCCCTGGTCCAACTCCGGCATCAGGTTTTGATCGTACAGTCGGAAATGGTCCTGATGCGTGTCCCAAATCTGAAAAGCGGAGAGGATCGTGTTTTCGGGATTCGAAACGGCGTTGGCCGTGACGAAGCGCACGCCGGCCTCGATCAAGCGCCGCGACAATAGCAGCACCTGTCCCATCTCCGACCGGCCATAGCGTTCGTGCATTTCTGCCGGTTCACGGCTGACATCAAAGGCAGCTTGCGTCGCCGGAGACAAGATCATATTCAGCGCTTCGGCTTGATGGGCGTTCCAGCTCGTTTGCTCGGCGAGCGTGTGCGCTGCAGCGAAAGTCTCGTCCATTTTGCCCAGTAGCTGCACGCGCTCGCGCATGCCGTTGGCGCTGACGCCCTCCGGCAGCCCTAGCCCCTCAGGGATTGGCAGTTTTCCCTCCCACTTGGGCGAGCGTGCCATCATGCGATTGCGCACCGCCGGGAGCGGATCGTATTGGTTCCCCATCCAACCGCCCCCGGCGCTCGGCGTGGGAAATCCCATGTCGAACAGGAACGTCGGCGTCAGCACGAAAGGAGGCATGCCGCGCACTTTGGGCAGCACGCGCGCCACGACCGAGCCGTACGTCGGGTGATCCGCCGGCGTCGGCCGGATATTGGCATCGCTTCCCGGTGAGTGCCCGCTCAGCGCGTAAGCAGCGCTGCTGTTGTGAGCATTAAAGGGATGCGTGGCCGATCGTAGGATGGCGAACTTGTGGGCCAGCTTTGCCAGCCGTGGCAGCTTCTCGGTGATGAGAATGCCTGGCACCGACGTTTCGATGGGTCGATAAGGCCCGCGGATCTCGACGGGCGCGTCCGGTTTCAGATCGAACGTATCATGCTGCGACGGTCCGCCATTGAGAAAGACAAAGATGCAATGGCGGGCTTTGGCCGCGGCAGTAGCGAGTGCTTGGGCGCGTAACTGATCGGCCAGCGTCACGCCCCCCAGCGACAGGGCGCCGAACCGCAGCAATTCGCGCCGCGTCAAGTGTGCCCTGTTCATGGAAGAATTCTCCTTGTCCCGACGGCAACACCATTGACCTTCAAAGGCGTTGGCCGATGCACACCTCGCCTTAGAGCAGCGCGCTCATTGGCAATCGTTCGTCGAGCACGACCTGCGGTCGACCGTCGTAATCGGGAATCGTGGTGCCCGGGTCGATGCCCAATTGATGATAGACCGTGGCCAGCACGCTTTGCATACCGATGGGATTGCCGATGATTCGCTCGCCGCGGCCGTCGGTGGCGCCAATGATCTGGCCCGTCTGCAAGCCGCCGCCGGCTAACCACAAAAAGCCGGCCTCGGGCCAATGGCCGCGACCATCAGGCGTCTGATCGCCGATACGCGGCGTACGGCCGAATTCGCCCCCCATCACGATCACCACGTCGTCGAGCAAGCTGCGCTGGTCCAGGTCGGTGACCAGGGCATGCAGTGCCTGATCGAGCGGCGGCAGCATTTCTCGCAGGGCGATGAAATTCTGCGCGTGCGTATCCCAGCCATGCACCCCCACAGTAACGACCGATACGCCGGCCTCGATCAAACGCCGCGCTAGCAAAAGTGATCGGCCTGGATGAGGGCCGTGGCGGTATTTTCCTTCGCCGTAGCGGGCGCGAGCCTCGGGCGTTTCCTTTTCGAGATCAAACGCATCGCGGACTCGCGTCGACGTGATGATCTCCATGGCGCGAGCGCGGAAAAGCTCCACGCCGCGTGCGGCCTCGGCTTCGATCCGGCGGCGCGCACCGTCGAGCGAGGCCAGCAAGTCGTATCGATCGGCCAGGCGATCACCGCTGAGCGCGCCGTTGCGCCCCATGTTTTCAATCGCCTCACGAGGGCTCGAAGAGCCGACGCGCACCGGCTCGTGCTCGACACCGGCGTAATAGGCCCGCTCCCAGTCGTGGTGATTCTCGATGCTGACATAGGGAGGCATGCCGCCCGTCCCGCCGCGCAGGCGGCTGACGACCGATCCGACCGCGGGGCGGCGGGCCTCGCCCGGCACTGAAGCGCGCGGCGATTCCTGCCACGGATAGCCGCTATAGAACATATTGCCCGTGTGCAAGTTCGCGACCTGAGCGCCGCGCAGAATCGCGAACTTGTCGGCGATCGTGGCCTGCCGCGGCATCAATTCACAGATCTCGATGCCCGGAACGTTCGTGGCGATCGGATTGAACTCGCCGCGATATTCCGCCGGGGCACCCGGCTTCATGTCGTACATGTCCAGATGCGACGGTCCGCCGCTCAGGTGGATCATGATCGCCGATTTCGGCCGGCGGCCACTTTCCCCAGCGACCGCGCGCTGTCGCAAGACGTCCTGTAAGGTCAGGCCGCCCCATGCCAGCGTGCCGACACGCAAAAACCAGCGGCGACTCATGCCCTGGGAAGTACGAAACGGTCGGGGATCGGTGATCGTGAGCATGGCGAGACCTCAGCGGGCGGAAGGTGGATGCAGGTGGGACGATCCGGGCGGGACTTCCGATGTCCGGATTTTAAGACCTGCCAATGAGCCGCGTCAATAAAATCACGGGGCCGGGGCCGCTCTGGAGGGATTCACAGCAGCCGCTTGAAAGCAGTTGTTTCCGCAATTTCAGCGGTTAGGCTAAGCAAATCGCATCGCATCTCAGCAGCCCACGGTCGAATTTCCATGAAAATCTGGCTGTCAATCGTCGTAATCGCACTGGTTCCCGCAATTTGCGTCGCATCCGGCTTGCCGCGCAGCACGCCTGAGCAGCAGGGAGTCTCCTCGTCCGACGTGCTGGCATTCGTCGAAGCGCTTGACCAGGTCGACGCGATGAACAGCGTGATGGTGGTGCGTCATGGGCACGTGATCGCCGAAGGATGGTGGACGCCGTATCGCGCCAGCGCACGTCACTCGCTGTATTCGCTGAGCAAAAGTTTCACGTCCACGGCGGTGGGATTCGCCATTGCCGAAGGGAAGCTCAGCGTCAACGACTCGGTACTGTCCTTCTTTCCGGAAGATGCCCCCGTGGATCCAAGTAGCAACCTGAAAGCAATGCGCGTGAGCGACCTGTTGCGGATGTCGACCGGCCATCAGCGCGAGCCGGGCCGCGCCGGCAGCGAGCCTTGGACGAAAATCTTCTTGGCGCAAGAGGTCCCCTTCCGGCCAGGAACGCATTTTCTTTACAACACCTCGGGCACGTATATGCAATCGGCGATCGTGCAGAAGGTGACGGGGCAGACGACGCTCGATTATCTGCGCCCGCGTTTGTTCGAACCGCTGGGCATCGAAGAACCCGTGTGGGAAACCAGCCCGCAAGGTATTTCGCTGGGTGGATACGGTTTGAGCGTTCGCACCGAGGATATTGCCAAGTTCGGCCAACTCTATTTGCAGAAAGGAATGTGGCAAGGAAAACAATTGTTGCCCGCCGCTTGGATCGAGGCCGCCACGGCGCGACAGACCTCCAACGGCAGCAACCCGGACAGTGACTGGGAGCAGGGCTACGGATATCAGTTCTGGCGCTGCCGTCATGGCGTTTATCGCGGCGACGGCGCCTTCGGTCAGTACTGCATCGTGATGGATGATCACGATACCGTGGTCGCCATCACCAGTGGTGTCAAAAACATGCCGGCGGTTTTGCAATTGGTTTGGGATAAACTGCTGCCGGCGCTGAAATCGAATGAATTGCCCGCCGCCAATCAGGCACACCAGCAACTGGCCGACAAGTTGCAAAACGTCAGCGTGCGCCTGCCCGATGGGGGCGACAAGCCAGGCGCGCTGCTCGGCAAGACCTTTACGTTTCCCGCAAACCAGCAGAATCTCGAAAGCCTGACCATCGAGTCGGGGCCTGGTGACCGACAGGTAACGCTGGTCACACGTGTTGCCGGCAGCGAGCAGCGTCTCGTGTGTAGCTACGGGCAATGGCACGATGGCCACGCGGCCTGGGGAAGTATGCCACGGCAAGTCGCCTCGGCGGCCGCCGGTTGGACCAATGATCGATTCAACGCGCGCGTCTGCTTTTACGAGACGCCGTTCATCACCACCCTGCGGATCGAGCCGTCGGGCGACGAAATCACACTGAACGCGGAAACAAACGTCGGCTTTACTCAAACGAAGCTGCCGGAGTTGGTGGGCAAAGCCAGGTAGGGCGCGGCCGGCCTTGTCCGCGGGCATCGCGCGAAGCGGCGATGGAGACGAAACGCTCGATCCTCAGCGGGATGTCGCGGGCTGTATCAGGCGGGTGTGATCAAGGCTTGCAACAGCGCCTGTATCTTTTTGCCGCAACACCGCGAATGAGCCAAGCTGCTGGTCAGGAACGAATTGCTCGCGAATATAGGCATCGAGCAGAGGAAAGTGCGTCAGCGCGCACAGTTCCGATTTGAAATGCCACGATTCTTGCAGGACGACCAGCTGCACGTTCTCACGCACCAGCGAGTCGACGATCCAGCGATCGAGATCTTCGTCGTACTCTTGCGGATAGGTGAGCCCCTTGTGAAACCAGAGCAAGGGCTGCGGCGACGGCGCACCAACGAGGCCGTATAAAAGCGTGAACTCGGGGAAGACGAAAAACGGCCTCGATTCCTGCTCGAGCAGGCTTACGAGGCGCGTCATATCGTCGTCACGGAATTCCACGTCCTGGACGATCGTCGGCTTTCCCCATTTGAGATGCTCCAGGCCGGGAACCGGCAGGTAATCGGTAAATACGGCGCCGCGAAAGATGTCGTGTACCGATCGGTTCCACGAAGCCCGCATTCCCTGGAAGCCGCAGCCCACAACAACGACGGTAACAAACAAGGCCATCTGCTCGCGCCGTTTCTTCCGCCGGATACTACTTATCGCGTACTGCACATCGGCAACTGTGGTGGCGGCATGCGGCCGGCCAAACATGCCGAGAATCATACCTAGCAGCACGAGTATGCAGCCCGCTACTTGAGGTAACGTCGTGCGTGTGATCAGCGAGCCGATAATGCTCGCTATGAGGAGCAGTGTGGCCGCGCCCCAGCCGGCTTGGCTGCTTGTGCTCGCATCGGTCTGTCGCTCGAACAGCCAGGCCAGCAGGCCGGCGGCGCATCCAAACACCAATCCGACAAATGGCATGCACTCCTGCCATTGATTGCACGTCGTCACGCTGAAGGCATTTTGAAAAAACTGCAGATAGATGCAGAGGATCGACGCCACTGCCAAGCGCGGCGCGCCGTCCAGCGGCTTGCGGCGGACGATGATCACCAGGATCGCCACACCCACGAAGGCCGACAAATACATTGCCACGGGCAGAAAGCTGGCGTTCCCGCCCAGCAGATCGCCGAGCAGTTTGGGCCGACTTGCAAGGATGCGCCCCATGCCAAGGCGGCTGGGAATCGTGAAAAAATGCTCGACGAACAGCGCGGGATCCGATTGCAGAACAAGCCAGGTTAGAAACGCCGCCGTCAACCCAGCCGTGCCGAGCAGAAACCACACCAAGGACATCCAGAAGCCACGTCCGCTCGCCAAATTGATCGCCAGCAAGAGGAAGAAATAGACGGGAACAACCAATAAGCCCGCGTTCTGCTTGCTCAAAAACGCTGCTGCGGCACAGGCCCCGGCCGCTATGCACAATAGCCCGCGCATGACGTCCGAGCAGGTACGACGCGCTGTGGCGCAAAGGCAGGTGATGCTTATTAGCGAAAAAAAGAACGCGGTCTGTTCCATATTGGGCGTGCCATATGGCGGATAGAACCACGTTGCCGTGAGAAAGCCCGCGATGAGCGCGGGCCAGGGTTTTCCCGGAAAGAGCAAGGCCACGGTCACCATGGACAAGGCCGTGGCCAGCAGATTGACCAGCGCCGCGCCGACGAGGAAGGCCGTGAAGTTGACGCCGAACAGCTTGAAAACAATCGCTTGCAGCCAGAAGACGCCTGGCCCTACCGGAATGATGAAGTCCTTGTACGGGACCTGTCCGGCCAGAATGCGATAAGCGCCGTCGAACTCGATCGATTGATCGAGCGCAAAGAATCCACGTTCACCGGCTTTGAAACAAAAGACAAACGAATAGAAAAGGACGGCCGCGGCGAGAAAAGCCGGCACATAACGCTGCCGCCACGACCCAGGCGGCGCGCAACCCGCGGCTGGATGTCCGGAGCGATCTGCGGCGCTAGCGGTCGTAAGTTCGCCAGGCATAGAAGCGATTTCGCGCGGAATATCCGCGCGATGCGGGCGGATGCCCCCCCGACACCGCAGATACGACGGGCGGGATTATGTGCATACCCCCGAATTGCGGCAATGCCAATCATGAATAAATTGCAAGGTGGTCAAGATCGATCCACAGACCGCTATCACTGCTGAGCCGGCGCGTCGGCGCGAAAAGCACAGACGGTAGTGGGGCATTTGCCACGGCCCCACTACCGATCCAACTGTGCTAACGACCCTGCGGCTTCGCGGTCTTGCTGCGCGCGTAGCTGCAGTGAAGTCCCTGAGATTGTCGGCGGGGTCAAAGATCCGCGATCCGGTTGACGCCTCCCAGATTCGTAAAAATCTGGTCGACGACCTGCGGCGTTATGCTTTGGCGCCCGAGGGCACTTGCCACGGCCAGCGCGAACGGATTCGTGGTAACCGTATCGCTTCCGCCCGAGTTAGCAGTGCCACCGCCGGTGGTGCCACTGCTTCCTGCACCGTTATGGGATGCTAGTTCGTCGAGCCAGTTCAGCAGGGCGCTAACCAGCGCGCCGCGCGGGCCCGTTTGCCACCATGACGTACCTGACGTCAGCAACTTGAAGTTCGCAATGGCCGGACTATTGGGGCCTGCCTGCCCCTTGGTGATATCAACGTCGATGCTGGTCACCGAGCTATTGAGAATGTTGCCGTGCGCTGGGGGAACGACCTTTACCGTGTAGTTGCCGGAACCGGCATTCGAAAACTGATAGACGCCGCGCGCGTTGGTCGTCGTCGTATCGACGACCTCGCCATTCTGAATCAACTCGACAGTCACTCCGGCGAGCGGTGCGGGGAAACCAAGATGATTGGCCCCGCGCGTTCCTAATGTCGGCGCGGTGGTAGCGACGACGGTCCCTTGAATGTTGCTATAGAAGTGAAACACATCCGCTTGCAGATTCGTGAGCGTCGTATTGCGCTCGATGATTTGCGACAGCGTCGTGTTGTTCAACTGCCGGACCAGGCTGGCAGGATCGGCATTTTCGTAGAAGAAACGATCGCCATCGCGCAAGGCCTCGAACTGCCGGGCCAGCACCGCTTGCTCGGTTTGACCGAGCGACGAACCGCGCAGGTGATTCTCAGCCATCAAGCCGACAAACGCCTCGACATTGTTGACGTTGCCGTATAGCTGCTTCAATTGCTGTTGCAGCTGAACGTCGGACGTGATCTGCGCGAACGAGGTCACGGGTTTTTCGCCCATAGCAACGCGCAATTGGTTGTAAGTGGGATCGCCTTCGTCCCGACCGCGTTGAATGTCGTCGGCAATCAGGTCGCTGGCACCGACCTCGACGTTGTTGATCACGGGAGCGTCGGGGAAGAGCGCATTGCGCAGTCCGTCCACCGTCTGCTCGTCCACTTCCTGCGTCAGATCGGTTGACAGGTACTTGAGGTTGGCCGCCACTTCGCCTGGCTGCGCGACGATTCCCGGCTGAAAGAAGTCCTCGGCCAACGGCAGCGTCGGTAGACTAGCGATTGCGTTGGCGTTGTTGTCCATGAACTGAACGTCGTCGTCTAGCAACGTGTGCAGCCGGAAGGCGGCGCTCGCGAATTCGACGGAGATGGACGGATTGACATTCGGATTATAGCCACGGTAAGGCGTCAGCGCGTTGTTCCCCATGAGCGCCGGCAGCCATTCGTTGTATGTGATCGACTGAATTTCGCCGATCACGATTTGCCGCGCTCCCTGATAAAGCTGCTCGTCAGTCCACGTCGGATGCTGCTTGGCCAATTGCGCGGCCTGGTAATTATGCTCTCGGACAAACAACGTCGTGATATTGCTGAGTTCGACGTTTTCATTGGCCCGAACGTCGCCGGCGGCGAACAAGGAGCTTTCCGGCACGCCCGTGTTGTCGGCCATGTTCAGGCCCATGGTGTTGTAGGGGAGCAAATCGCCGGGCGAGGTTTTTAGCTGGCCGCCGCTAAAAGTACGTAGCGCCGCTGCCGTGGCCGCATCGCTGCCGTAGATCATGGAACCATCGATGAAGCTCGTGTCCTGGTTGACTTGCTGAGCGGGGTTCGACGTGCTCGTTCCCGTGCCCGGCGCGATCGCGCTACGGTCGAAGGGGATCGACAAATTGCCTTGGCCGGTAGGATCGAAGGTCGGATCGCCGGCGGGGATCGGAATATTCATCGACACATCGCTACTCTCGGTCAGATCGATGTCGTGATCGATGAACTGCCCCCATGCGTAAACCCAATCGGACAAGGAACGGTTGTTGTCCAGATCCTGCTCAACGCCGTTGAGATCCTGATTGGCGATCAGATTCGAGATCGCGCGCGCCGAGGGAAGATTTTGCCCATTGGGGGCCGAAATGCCGTCGGCGTAATTCGCCGGTCCAATGCGCGTGAAATTCGTATCCGCGGCGCCCCAGGTGGGGTTGGCGACGTTGTTGCCAATGCCGTCGATCGGTTCGACGCCTTGCGAACCGACGACTCCCGTCGTGGTGGAGGTCGTGGTGACGGAGAACATCCGCCGCTCTTCGAGTGGTTCGTAGTGCAGGCCGCGGCGCACGCGGCAAGCAGCAGATGCGTTATCTCCGGTGAATAGCTGCGCGACAATCGAACGCAGGACAAATCTCATGGTGTTCCCTCAAAAGCTGAGCCCCCGACAAATTCGGGCAACGAGCCCCCTGCTCGTCAAACGCAAGCGCGCGGAAGCGCCCGATGGCCGCGTGCCGCCCTACTGCAAACGGGAGTGGTCCGGGAACGCGCGCGGAGATACCATGCGAGCGAGGCTCGTCCGTGACAGCGCGTAACAAGGCGCGAATCATGCGCCGTGAAACTCCGTAGCTACCACCAGAAAAGGCGGAGCGACGGACGCGCCACACACGTGGGCGAGCAAAACGCTCGCCCCGCGTCAGAAG
This window of the Pirellulales bacterium genome carries:
- a CDS encoding DUF1501 domain-containing protein, producing MLTITDPRPFRTSQGMSRRWFLRVGTLAWGGLTLQDVLRQRAVAGESGRRPKSAIMIHLSGGPSHLDMYDMKPGAPAEYRGEFNPIATNVPGIEICELMPRQATIADKFAILRGAQVANLHTGNMFYSGYPWQESPRASVPGEARRPAVGSVVSRLRGGTGGMPPYVSIENHHDWERAYYAGVEHEPVRVGSSSPREAIENMGRNGALSGDRLADRYDLLASLDGARRRIEAEAARGVELFRARAMEIITSTRVRDAFDLEKETPEARARYGEGKYRHGPHPGRSLLLARRLIEAGVSVVTVGVHGWDTHAQNFIALREMLPPLDQALHALVTDLDQRSLLDDVVIVMGGEFGRTPRIGDQTPDGRGHWPEAGFLWLAGGGLQTGQIIGATDGRGERIIGNPIGMQSVLATVYHQLGIDPGTTIPDYDGRPQVVLDERLPMSALL
- a CDS encoding DUF1501 domain-containing protein, which gives rise to MNRAHLTRRELLRFGALSLGGVTLADQLRAQALATAAAKARHCIFVFLNGGPSQHDTFDLKPDAPVEIRGPYRPIETSVPGILITEKLPRLAKLAHKFAILRSATHPFNAHNSSAAYALSGHSPGSDANIRPTPADHPTYGSVVARVLPKVRGMPPFVLTPTFLFDMGFPTPSAGGGWMGNQYDPLPAVRNRMMARSPKWEGKLPIPEGLGLPEGVSANGMRERVQLLGKMDETFAAAHTLAEQTSWNAHQAEALNMILSPATQAAFDVSREPAEMHERYGRSEMGQVLLLSRRLIEAGVRFVTANAVSNPENTILSAFQIWDTHQDHFRLYDQNLMPELDQGLSALISDLDQRGLLAETLIIVMGEMGRTPKINQNRDGGRDHWGQAYSVLWAGAGIRAGTIVGATDRLGAQVKDQPARPDDIAATLYEILGIRHDLVLKDATDRPHRITEGTPIEALIA
- a CDS encoding peroxidase family protein, whose product is MRFVLRSIVAQLFTGDNASAACRVRRGLHYEPLEERRMFSVTTTSTTTGVVGSQGVEPIDGIGNNVANPTWGAADTNFTRIGPANYADGISAPNGQNLPSARAISNLIANQDLNGVEQDLDNNRSLSDWVYAWGQFIDHDIDLTESSDVSMNIPIPAGDPTFDPTGQGNLSIPFDRSAIAPGTGTSTSNPAQQVNQDTSFIDGSMIYGSDAATAAALRTFSGGQLKTSPGDLLPYNTMGLNMADNTGVPESSLFAAGDVRANENVELSNITTLFVREHNYQAAQLAKQHPTWTDEQLYQGARQIVIGEIQSITYNEWLPALMGNNALTPYRGYNPNVNPSISVEFASAAFRLHTLLDDDVQFMDNNANAIASLPTLPLAEDFFQPGIVAQPGEVAANLKYLSTDLTQEVDEQTVDGLRNALFPDAPVINNVEVGASDLIADDIQRGRDEGDPTYNQLRVAMGEKPVTSFAQITSDVQLQQQLKQLYGNVNNVEAFVGLMAENHLRGSSLGQTEQAVLARQFEALRDGDRFFYENADPASLVRQLNNTTLSQIIERNTTLTNLQADVFHFYSNIQGTVVATTAPTLGTRGANHLGFPAPLAGVTVELIQNGEVVDTTTTNARGVYQFSNAGSGNYTVKVVPPAHGNILNSSVTSIDVDITKGQAGPNSPAIANFKLLTSGTSWWQTGPRGALVSALLNWLDELASHNGAGSSGTTGGGTANSGGSDTVTTNPFALAVASALGRQSITPQVVDQIFTNLGGVNRIADL
- a CDS encoding serine hydrolase, encoding MKIWLSIVVIALVPAICVASGLPRSTPEQQGVSSSDVLAFVEALDQVDAMNSVMVVRHGHVIAEGWWTPYRASARHSLYSLSKSFTSTAVGFAIAEGKLSVNDSVLSFFPEDAPVDPSSNLKAMRVSDLLRMSTGHQREPGRAGSEPWTKIFLAQEVPFRPGTHFLYNTSGTYMQSAIVQKVTGQTTLDYLRPRLFEPLGIEEPVWETSPQGISLGGYGLSVRTEDIAKFGQLYLQKGMWQGKQLLPAAWIEAATARQTSNGSNPDSDWEQGYGYQFWRCRHGVYRGDGAFGQYCIVMDDHDTVVAITSGVKNMPAVLQLVWDKLLPALKSNELPAANQAHQQLADKLQNVSVRLPDGGDKPGALLGKTFTFPANQQNLESLTIESGPGDRQVTLVTRVAGSEQRLVCSYGQWHDGHAAWGSMPRQVASAAAGWTNDRFNARVCFYETPFITTLRIEPSGDEITLNAETNVGFTQTKLPELVGKAR
- a CDS encoding glycosyltransferase family 39 protein, whose translation is MPGELTTASAADRSGHPAAGCAPPGSWRQRYVPAFLAAAVLFYSFVFCFKAGERGFFALDQSIEFDGAYRILAGQVPYKDFIIPVGPGVFWLQAIVFKLFGVNFTAFLVGAALVNLLATALSMVTVALLFPGKPWPALIAGFLTATWFYPPYGTPNMEQTAFFFSLISITCLCATARRTCSDVMRGLLCIAAGACAAAAFLSKQNAGLLVVPVYFFLLLAINLASGRGFWMSLVWFLLGTAGLTAAFLTWLVLQSDPALFVEHFFTIPSRLGMGRILASRPKLLGDLLGGNASFLPVAMYLSAFVGVAILVIIVRRKPLDGAPRLAVASILCIYLQFFQNAFSVTTCNQWQECMPFVGLVFGCAAGLLAWLFERQTDASTSSQAGWGAATLLLIASIIGSLITRTTLPQVAGCILVLLGMILGMFGRPHAATTVADVQYAISSIRRKKRREQMALFVTVVVVGCGFQGMRASWNRSVHDIFRGAVFTDYLPVPGLEHLKWGKPTIVQDVEFRDDDMTRLVSLLEQESRPFFVFPEFTLLYGLVGAPSPQPLLWFHKGLTYPQEYDEDLDRWIVDSLVRENVQLVVLQESWHFKSELCALTHFPLLDAYIREQFVPDQQLGSFAVLRQKDTGAVASLDHTRLIQPATSR